In Pseudoduganella albidiflava, a single window of DNA contains:
- a CDS encoding cryptochrome/photolyase family protein → MPQSNSTAPGALVWFRRDLRSFDHAALHHALLAGTPVYCAFIFDSPILEGLPRDDRRVAFIHASLGELAAELEALGGHLLVRHGDARAEIPALAAELGVATVYANEDYDPAAIARDEAVAETLAVAGCALKLFKDHVIFARSEVLSQAGKPLGVFTPYKNAWKKRLEAQPDALAPWPVDPHAAALAPGRSQLPSLQEIGFDGADLAAAGITPGMRGGAALFDAFLPSLGDYGTGRDYPARDGTSRLSLHLRFGTVSIRHLVRTVLQLSARGQAGEGGATWLSELVWRDFYQMILYHHPHVVHASFKPVYDKVDWETGPAAEELFAAWCEGRTGYPLVDAAMAQLNTTGFMHNRLRMVTASFLCKDLGIDWRRGEAYFALKLNDYELASNNGGWQWAASSGCDAQPFFRIFNPVTQSERFDQEGDFIRQFVPRLARLSAKAIHAPWLHGGVDGYPAPIVDHAEARQRTLERYEVVKARG, encoded by the coding sequence ATGCCCCAAAGCAATTCCACCGCGCCCGGCGCCCTTGTGTGGTTCCGCCGCGACCTGCGCAGCTTCGATCACGCCGCCCTGCACCACGCCCTGCTGGCGGGTACACCCGTCTACTGTGCCTTCATTTTCGACAGCCCGATCCTGGAGGGCTTGCCACGCGATGACCGCCGCGTGGCGTTCATCCATGCGTCGCTGGGCGAACTCGCGGCCGAGCTGGAAGCGCTTGGCGGGCACCTGCTCGTGCGCCATGGCGATGCGCGCGCCGAGATCCCGGCACTGGCCGCCGAGCTCGGCGTGGCCACCGTGTACGCCAACGAGGATTACGATCCGGCCGCCATCGCCCGCGACGAAGCCGTGGCCGAAACGCTGGCGGTGGCTGGATGCGCCTTGAAACTATTCAAGGATCACGTGATCTTCGCCAGGAGCGAAGTGCTGTCGCAGGCCGGCAAGCCGCTCGGCGTGTTTACGCCCTACAAGAACGCCTGGAAAAAACGCCTGGAAGCGCAACCCGACGCGCTGGCCCCCTGGCCGGTCGATCCCCACGCGGCGGCGCTGGCGCCCGGCCGCTCGCAGTTGCCATCGCTGCAAGAGATCGGCTTCGATGGCGCCGACCTGGCCGCGGCCGGCATCACCCCCGGCATGAGGGGCGGTGCCGCGCTGTTCGACGCCTTCCTGCCGAGCCTCGGGGACTACGGCACCGGGCGCGACTATCCGGCGCGCGATGGCACGTCGCGCCTGTCGCTGCACCTGCGCTTCGGCACGGTGTCGATCCGCCACCTGGTGCGCACGGTGCTGCAGCTGTCGGCGCGCGGACAGGCCGGCGAAGGCGGCGCCACGTGGCTGTCCGAACTGGTGTGGCGCGACTTCTACCAGATGATCCTGTACCACCACCCGCATGTGGTGCACGCCTCGTTCAAGCCGGTGTACGACAAGGTCGACTGGGAAACCGGCCCGGCAGCCGAGGAACTGTTCGCCGCCTGGTGCGAAGGCCGCACCGGCTACCCGCTGGTCGACGCGGCGATGGCACAGCTCAACACCACCGGCTTCATGCACAACCGGCTGCGGATGGTGACGGCCAGCTTCCTGTGCAAGGACCTGGGCATCGACTGGCGGCGCGGCGAAGCCTATTTCGCGCTGAAACTGAACGACTACGAACTGGCTTCCAACAATGGCGGCTGGCAGTGGGCAGCCTCGAGCGGCTGCGATGCCCAGCCGTTCTTCCGCATCTTCAATCCCGTCACGCAGTCGGAGCGCTTCGACCAGGAAGGCGACTTCATCCGCCAGTTCGTGCCGCGGCTCGCCAGGCTGTCCGCCAAGGCGATCCATGCGCCGTGGCTGCATGGCGGCGTGGATGGCTATCCGGCACCGATCGTCGACCACGCCGAGGCGCGGCAGCGCACCTTGGAACGCTACGAGGTGGTGAAGGCGCGCGGCTGA
- a CDS encoding YqgE/AlgH family protein, with the protein MKKSKVSKPLPVPGLLQESGSPLHEMETKDTSATPALNLANHFLIAMPSMQDPVFGGTVVYVCEHNENGVLGVVINKPTDMTMDVLFERIDLEVTGGGGNMTSKPIMFGGPVQDDRGFVLHTPGARYSSSLTVTDEVAFTTSIDVLEAVAKGAGPQRMLVSIGYSGWSPGQLEDEISRNGWLTVNADPAVLFEVPIEERYVAAMKLLGIDPLMLTSEAGHA; encoded by the coding sequence ATGAAGAAGAGCAAAGTGAGCAAACCGCTACCTGTGCCCGGGCTGTTACAGGAAAGCGGGTCCCCGCTGCACGAGATGGAAACGAAGGACACTTCCGCGACGCCCGCGCTGAACCTGGCGAACCATTTTCTGATCGCGATGCCGTCGATGCAGGATCCCGTGTTCGGCGGCACCGTCGTGTACGTCTGCGAGCACAACGAGAACGGCGTGCTCGGCGTGGTCATCAACAAGCCGACCGACATGACGATGGACGTGCTGTTCGAGCGCATCGACCTGGAAGTGACGGGCGGTGGCGGCAACATGACGAGCAAGCCGATCATGTTCGGCGGCCCCGTTCAGGACGATCGCGGTTTCGTGCTGCATACCCCCGGGGCGCGCTATTCGTCGTCGCTGACGGTCACGGACGAGGTGGCGTTCACCACGTCGATCGACGTGCTGGAAGCCGTCGCCAAGGGGGCCGGCCCGCAACGCATGCTGGTGTCGATCGGCTACTCGGGCTGGAGCCCGGGCCAGCTGGAAGACGAGATCAGCCGCAACGGCTGGCTGACCGTGAACGCCGATCCCGCCGTGCTGTTCGAAGTGCCGATCGAGGAACGCTACGTGGCCGCCATGAAACTGCTGGGCATCGATCCGTTGATGCTCACGTCCGAAGCGGGTCATGCATAA
- the pyrR gene encoding bifunctional pyr operon transcriptional regulator/uracil phosphoribosyltransferase PyrR, with the protein MSITDPTALDAEALYAALLDQVKTGLAGAHEPAIVGIHSGGAWIAERLARDLGMSERCGVLDVSFYRDDYAKKGLPAEVKPTSIGFEVAGATILLVDDVLYTGRTTRAAINELFDYGRPARILLAALVDRGGRQLPVAADFVAAHTRVEPGQALRLKQADDGRFHLTIEQDNA; encoded by the coding sequence ATGTCCATTACTGACCCCACCGCCCTGGATGCCGAGGCGCTGTATGCCGCGCTGCTGGACCAGGTGAAGACCGGCCTCGCCGGTGCGCACGAGCCGGCCATCGTCGGCATCCATTCCGGCGGCGCCTGGATCGCCGAGCGCCTCGCCCGCGATCTCGGCATGAGCGAACGCTGCGGCGTGCTCGACGTTTCCTTCTACCGCGACGATTACGCGAAGAAGGGCCTGCCGGCCGAAGTGAAGCCGACCAGCATCGGTTTCGAGGTGGCCGGCGCCACCATCCTGCTGGTCGACGACGTGCTGTACACGGGCCGCACCACGCGCGCCGCCATCAACGAACTGTTCGACTATGGCCGCCCGGCGCGCATCCTGCTGGCGGCGCTGGTGGACCGGGGCGGGCGCCAGTTGCCGGTGGCCGCCGATTTCGTGGCGGCGCATACCCGCGTCGAACCGGGCCAGGCGCTGCGCCTGAAGCAGGCGGACGACGGGCGCTTCCATCTGACCATCGAACAAGACAATGCGTGA
- the ruvX gene encoding Holliday junction resolvase RuvX, translating to MHKVEDAPVTVPQTVFGFDFGIKRIGVAMGNTMIGQASPLAVIKSIDNQSRFAEIKALIDKWGPTRFIVGLPLHPDGAEHEMTARCRRFANQLHGRFDIPVELVDERYSSAVLSQKRGEVIDDRAAAVILQQYFDQLPY from the coding sequence ATGCATAAGGTGGAAGATGCACCCGTAACAGTGCCGCAAACCGTGTTTGGCTTCGACTTCGGCATCAAGCGTATCGGCGTGGCGATGGGCAATACCATGATCGGCCAGGCCAGCCCGCTGGCCGTCATCAAGTCCATCGACAATCAATCCCGCTTCGCGGAAATCAAGGCCCTGATCGACAAGTGGGGCCCGACCCGGTTCATCGTCGGGCTGCCGCTGCATCCGGACGGCGCCGAGCACGAGATGACGGCGCGCTGCCGCCGCTTCGCCAACCAGTTGCATGGCCGCTTCGACATTCCCGTCGAGCTCGTTGACGAACGCTACTCTTCCGCGGTGCTGTCGCAGAAGCGCGGCGAGGTCATCGACGACCGCGCCGCCGCCGTCATCCTGCAACAGTATTTCGACCAACTTCCCTATTAA